The Bradysia coprophila strain Holo2 chromosome IV unlocalized genomic scaffold, BU_Bcop_v1 contig_84, whole genome shotgun sequence genome window below encodes:
- the LOC119072737 gene encoding anoctamin-8 isoform X5: MLDPNNETIYAGNGTDGLSESLHDNVNYAGEFVEDNNLESNLRRRKGKIISCAKETIEHASRQLRRRVPYAGHLMTPKRLWLNKIPTLCDVVIEFPEHAPDEALRWLLSRIRSQPPAGLGLQANVKAHESSKRTAFYISSPCNVLYKAAEEARLPKRLRADLGGALKEFTTRESHCFAQAKDDGSGALFTSQERQWLVLQVLQGLRAGPSDLEALQGKASVEEGQSIVSAFQACGLICQIFPLHETSALTRLQINWVRKLFAAQPLDDIAEYFGVKVALYFAWLGHYTCALGVPAIFGIIMWAGLYGRAWRRYSVELAFRWGTLSTPPELLEPPRPLYKGTLIENPVTGRLEPKESPSWQRRAFRYLVSFPVIGMCLAMVFCVMFLMLRLQDWLDHHIPDWGVWKCMCMANQDWTDSKLPEQGILSCFSVVPKVLLAGAITLMDEGYFKLAVWLNDKENYRLQSKYENHLIAKVTIFQFVNSFLSLFYIAFYLRDQDKLKEQLAGLLISRQIIGNLRESAFPYFMEQLKLAKLSFNLWGALSPTQEVAKSIPGDAQTTQVLQLEKLKEKLFRRILISPQKIPDEKKESPGTPKRSIGQAEIESSLYKYDGTFSDHLEMLVQMGYVVLFSAAFPLAGLCALANNLLEIRSDAFKLAHVHQRPFGQRVANIGTWQNALGLLGLAAVIVNCALIGLSGQVTRLWPGLTTTQTIILIVTLEHIMLGLRSALKYVLPELPSWLAAEICRAEHIRREMQCRGTTPRQTPPSPTSTASTSQPDVHSPNNIIDTNDHSLESQVADDIIFHHIAPISPKFKKFSDLGRNLQDSVDADDSPPPINIGTSMNNLPLEIPPYSSGSSSSSLRVSSPPMLIPEIPPFKKAQQKPIVNPSPPKIPEIPAFKQRKSKDWEPNQMAASDENQLQLPAATANPEWVRRLKGADSSVMHRSVDCIANKQELTIPTPDPELLKGAPSWTNVAYNKDPVQSPSGAPTLKISGEEDDKAAELAAKKSRVKQSLIKRARSVAIFSLKLKERRAREAEKQSLAALEQAKANAPTQTGGELDMIGIEQLIQIDDVIHPSTGSGTL; encoded by the exons atgttagatcCAAACAATGAAACCATATATGCCGGCAACGGAACTGATGGGTTATCTGAAAGTCTTCACGATAATGTCAATTATGCCGGAGAATTTGTCGAGGACAATAACCTGGAATCGAATTTAAGACGTCGAAagggaaaaataatttcttgcgCTAAAGAAACTATTGAACATG cTTCCAGACAATTACGGCGCAGAGTACCATATGCGGGTCACTTAATGACTCCCAAACGGCTGTGGCTGAATAAAATACCTACATTATGTGATGTTGTTATAGAATTTCCTG AGCATGCACCAGACGAAGCGTTAAGATGGTTGCTGTCCAGAATCAGATCTCAACCACCGGCTGGATTGGGTCTGCAGGCTAATGTCAAAGCTCATGAAAGTTCGAAACGAACCGCCTTTTATATTAGTTCACCGTGTAACGT ACTATACAAAGCAGCAGAAGAAGCTCGGCTTCCCAAGAGATTGCGAGCGGATTTGGGTGGAGCTTTAAAAGAGTTCACAACACGAGAGAGTCATTGTTTTGCTCAAGCGAAGGACGACGGATCCGGAGCATTGTTTACTTCACAAGAACGACAGTGGTTGGTGCTACAGGTGCTTCAAGGCCTGAGAGCTGGTCCATCCGATCTGGAAGCGTTGCAGGGAAAAGCTAGCGTTGAAGAAGGACAAAGTATAG TGTCTGCATTCCAAGCGTGTGGATTAATATGCCAAATATTCCCATTGCATGAAACATCTGCATTGACACGATTACAGATAAATTGGGTCCGAAAATTGTTCGCTGCACAGCCCTTAGATGATATTGCCGAATATTTTGGGGTTAAGGTGGCACTGTATTTTGCCTGGTTAGGTCATTACACTTGCGCATTAGGTGTTCCGGCTATATTTGGAATAATAATGTGGGCTGGATTATATGGACGAg CATGGAGAAGATATTCCGTCGAATTGGCCTTTCGATGGGGCACTCTGTCCACACCACCGGAATTGTTGGAGCCACCGAGACCGCTGTATAAG GGaacattgattgaaaatcCAGTAACTGGACGATTAGAACCGAAGGAATCTCCGTCATGGCAAAGACGTGCTTTTCGGTATTTGGTTAGCTTTCCCGTCATCGGAATGTGTTTAGCAATGGTTTTTTGTGTTATGTTTCTAATGTTAAGACTGCAG GATTGGCTAGATCACCATATTCCAGACTGGGGCGTTTGGAAGTGCATGTGCATGGCTAATCAG GACTGGACGGATTCTAAGCTGCCTGAACAGGGAATACTAAGTTGTTTTAGTGTTGTGCCCAAAGTACTTCTGGCTGGAGCAATTACTTTAATGGATGAGGGTTATTTCAAATTGGCTGTGTGGTTGAATGACAAAG AAAATTACCGACTGCAATCGAAGTACGAGAACCATTTGATCGCAAAAGTTACAATATTTCAATTCGTCAATTCATTTCTTTCGTTATTTTACATCGCCTTCTATTTGAGAGATCAAGATAAACTGAAGGAGCAACTTGCTGGTCTATTGATATCACGGCAAATTATTGGCAACCTGAGAGAGTCTGCCTTTCCATACTTTATGGAACAATTGAAATTGGCAAAATTGAGTTTTAATCTATGGGGTGCATTGAGTCCCACCCAAGAAGTTGCCAAATCGATTCCGGGCGATGCGCAGACGACACAGGTATTAcagttggaaaaattgaaagaaaaattgtttcgaagaattttgatttctcctCAGAAAATTCCGGACGAAAAGAAAGAATCGCCTGGAACGCCGAAAAGAAGCATTGGACAAGCGGAAATCGAAAGCTCTCTGTACAAATACGATGGAACGTTTTCCGATCACCTCGAGATGTTGGTTCAAATGGGTTACGTGGTTTTATTTTCGGCTGCATTCCCTTTGGCTGGCTTATGTGCTTTAGCTAATAATTTGTTAGAAATTCGATCCGATGCATTTAAATTGGCGCACGTTCATCAG CGCCCATTCGGTCAACGAGTCGCTAATATCGGAACATGGCAGAATGCATTAGGTCTACTAGGACTCGCTGCAGTCATTGTTAATTGTGCACTAATTGGATTGTCTGGGCAAGTGACAAGACTATGGCCAGGTCTAACAACGACCCAAACGATAATTCTAATTGTCACGCTTGAGCACATAATGCTGGGCCTGAGATCTGCTCTGAAATac GTTCTACCCGAATTACCATCGTGGCTGGCTGCAGAAATATGCCGAGCTGAACATATTCGCCGCGAAATGCAATGCCGAGGCACAACACCGCGACAGACACCACCGTCACCAACATCAACGGCATCAACGTCCCAGCCGGATGTACATTCTCCGAACAATATTATCGATACGAATGACCATTCGCTGGAGAGTCAGGTTGCCGACGATATTATATTCCATCACATTGCACCGATTAGTCCAAAGTTTAAGAAATTCAGTGATTTGGGAAGGAATTTACAGGATAGCGTAGATGCGGAT GATTCTCCCCCTCCAATCAACATTGGAACGTCCATGAATAATTTGCCATTGGAAATTCCACCATATTCCAG CGGCTCCTCTAGTTCGTCCTTGCGTGTCAGCTCGCCCCCAATGCTCATACCGGAGATTCCACCGTTTAAAAAGGCCCAACAAAAACCAATAGTTAATCCGTCGCCACCGAAAATACCTGAAATACCGGCATTTAAACAGCGAAAATCCAAAGATTGGGAACCCAATCAAATGGCTGCTTCAGATGAAAATCAACTACAGCTTCCGGCAGCGACGGCGAATCCTGAATGGGTCAGACGACTAAAGGGCGCAGATTCATCTGTGATGCATCGTAGTGTTGATTGCATAGCTAACAAA CAGGAACTGACTATCCCAACACCCGATCCCGAATTGTTAAAGGGAGCACCGTCATGGACAAATGTTGCTTATAATAAGGATCCAGTACAGAGCCCGAGCGGAGCACCGACATTGAAAATTAGTGGTGAAGAGGACGACAAAG ctGCTGAACTGGCAGCCAAAAAATCTCGAGTCAAACAAAGCCTTATAAAGAGAGCCCGATCCGTAgcaatattttccttaaaaCTAAAAGAAAGAAGAGCACGAGAAGCCGAAAAGCAATCGCTGGCCGCTTTGGAACAAGCGAag GCGAATGCACCGACTCAAACTGGCGGTGAACTGGACATGATTGGCATAGaacaattaattcaaattgacGATGTAATTCATCCGTCGACGGGCTCAGGTACTTTGTAA
- the LOC119072737 gene encoding anoctamin-8 isoform X3, protein MLDPNNETIYAGNGTDGLSESLHDNVNYAGEFVEDNNLESNLRRRKGKIISCAKETIEHASRQLRRRVPYAGHLMTPKRLWLNKIPTLCDVVIEFPEHAPDEALRWLLSRIRSQPPAGLGLQANVKAHESSKRTAFYISSPCNVLYKAAEEARLPKRLRADLGGALKEFTTRESHCFAQAKDDGSGALFTSQERQWLVLQVLQGLRAGPSDLEALQGKASVEEGQSIVSAFQACGLICQIFPLHETSALTRLQINWVRKLFAAQPLDDIAEYFGVKVALYFAWLGHYTCALGVPAIFGIIMWAGLYGRAWRRYSVELAFRWGTLSTPPELLEPPRPLYKGTLIENPVTGRLEPKESPSWQRRAFRYLVSFPVIGMCLAMVFCVMFLMLRLQDWLDHHIPDWGVWKCMCMANQDWTDSKLPEQGILSCFSVVPKVLLAGAITLMDEGYFKLAVWLNDKENYRLQSKYENHLIAKVTIFQFVNSFLSLFYIAFYLRDQDKLKEQLAGLLISRQIIGNLRESAFPYFMEQLKLAKLSFNLWGALSPTQEVAKSIPGDAQTTQKIPDEKKESPGTPKRSIGQAEIESSLYKYDGTFSDHLEMLVQMGYVVLFSAAFPLAGLCALANNLLEIRSDAFKLAHVHQRPFGQRVANIGTWQNALGLLGLAAVIVNCALIGLSGQVTRLWPGLTTTQTIILIVTLEHIMLGLRSALKYVLPELPSWLAAEICRAEHIRREMQCRGTTPRQTPPSPTSTASTSQPDVHSPNNIIDTNDHSLESQVADDIIFHHIAPISPKFKKFSDLGRNLQDSVDADDSPPPINIGTSMNNLPLEIPPYSSACHNCKPNVKSQFEIPPFRGSCVKNMHACSAGGSSSSSLRVSSPPMLIPEIPPFKKAQQKPIVNPSPPKIPEIPAFKQRKSKDWEPNQMAASDENQLQLPAATANPEWVRRLKGADSSVMHRSVDCIANKQELTIPTPDPELLKGAPSWTNVAYNKDPVQSPSGAPTLKISGEEDDKAAELAAKKSRVKQSLIKRARSVAIFSLKLKERRAREAEKQSLAALEQAKANAPTQTGGELDMIGIEQLIQIDDVIHPSTGSGTL, encoded by the exons atgttagatcCAAACAATGAAACCATATATGCCGGCAACGGAACTGATGGGTTATCTGAAAGTCTTCACGATAATGTCAATTATGCCGGAGAATTTGTCGAGGACAATAACCTGGAATCGAATTTAAGACGTCGAAagggaaaaataatttcttgcgCTAAAGAAACTATTGAACATG cTTCCAGACAATTACGGCGCAGAGTACCATATGCGGGTCACTTAATGACTCCCAAACGGCTGTGGCTGAATAAAATACCTACATTATGTGATGTTGTTATAGAATTTCCTG AGCATGCACCAGACGAAGCGTTAAGATGGTTGCTGTCCAGAATCAGATCTCAACCACCGGCTGGATTGGGTCTGCAGGCTAATGTCAAAGCTCATGAAAGTTCGAAACGAACCGCCTTTTATATTAGTTCACCGTGTAACGT ACTATACAAAGCAGCAGAAGAAGCTCGGCTTCCCAAGAGATTGCGAGCGGATTTGGGTGGAGCTTTAAAAGAGTTCACAACACGAGAGAGTCATTGTTTTGCTCAAGCGAAGGACGACGGATCCGGAGCATTGTTTACTTCACAAGAACGACAGTGGTTGGTGCTACAGGTGCTTCAAGGCCTGAGAGCTGGTCCATCCGATCTGGAAGCGTTGCAGGGAAAAGCTAGCGTTGAAGAAGGACAAAGTATAG TGTCTGCATTCCAAGCGTGTGGATTAATATGCCAAATATTCCCATTGCATGAAACATCTGCATTGACACGATTACAGATAAATTGGGTCCGAAAATTGTTCGCTGCACAGCCCTTAGATGATATTGCCGAATATTTTGGGGTTAAGGTGGCACTGTATTTTGCCTGGTTAGGTCATTACACTTGCGCATTAGGTGTTCCGGCTATATTTGGAATAATAATGTGGGCTGGATTATATGGACGAg CATGGAGAAGATATTCCGTCGAATTGGCCTTTCGATGGGGCACTCTGTCCACACCACCGGAATTGTTGGAGCCACCGAGACCGCTGTATAAG GGaacattgattgaaaatcCAGTAACTGGACGATTAGAACCGAAGGAATCTCCGTCATGGCAAAGACGTGCTTTTCGGTATTTGGTTAGCTTTCCCGTCATCGGAATGTGTTTAGCAATGGTTTTTTGTGTTATGTTTCTAATGTTAAGACTGCAG GATTGGCTAGATCACCATATTCCAGACTGGGGCGTTTGGAAGTGCATGTGCATGGCTAATCAG GACTGGACGGATTCTAAGCTGCCTGAACAGGGAATACTAAGTTGTTTTAGTGTTGTGCCCAAAGTACTTCTGGCTGGAGCAATTACTTTAATGGATGAGGGTTATTTCAAATTGGCTGTGTGGTTGAATGACAAAG AAAATTACCGACTGCAATCGAAGTACGAGAACCATTTGATCGCAAAAGTTACAATATTTCAATTCGTCAATTCATTTCTTTCGTTATTTTACATCGCCTTCTATTTGAGAGATCAAGATAAACTGAAGGAGCAACTTGCTGGTCTATTGATATCACGGCAAATTATTGGCAACCTGAGAGAGTCTGCCTTTCCATACTTTATGGAACAATTGAAATTGGCAAAATTGAGTTTTAATCTATGGGGTGCATTGAGTCCCACCCAAGAAGTTGCCAAATCGATTCCGGGCGATGCGCAGACGACACAG AAAATTCCGGACGAAAAGAAAGAATCGCCTGGAACGCCGAAAAGAAGCATTGGACAAGCGGAAATCGAAAGCTCTCTGTACAAATACGATGGAACGTTTTCCGATCACCTCGAGATGTTGGTTCAAATGGGTTACGTGGTTTTATTTTCGGCTGCATTCCCTTTGGCTGGCTTATGTGCTTTAGCTAATAATTTGTTAGAAATTCGATCCGATGCATTTAAATTGGCGCACGTTCATCAG CGCCCATTCGGTCAACGAGTCGCTAATATCGGAACATGGCAGAATGCATTAGGTCTACTAGGACTCGCTGCAGTCATTGTTAATTGTGCACTAATTGGATTGTCTGGGCAAGTGACAAGACTATGGCCAGGTCTAACAACGACCCAAACGATAATTCTAATTGTCACGCTTGAGCACATAATGCTGGGCCTGAGATCTGCTCTGAAATac GTTCTACCCGAATTACCATCGTGGCTGGCTGCAGAAATATGCCGAGCTGAACATATTCGCCGCGAAATGCAATGCCGAGGCACAACACCGCGACAGACACCACCGTCACCAACATCAACGGCATCAACGTCCCAGCCGGATGTACATTCTCCGAACAATATTATCGATACGAATGACCATTCGCTGGAGAGTCAGGTTGCCGACGATATTATATTCCATCACATTGCACCGATTAGTCCAAAGTTTAAGAAATTCAGTGATTTGGGAAGGAATTTACAGGATAGCGTAGATGCGGAT GATTCTCCCCCTCCAATCAACATTGGAACGTCCATGAATAATTTGCCATTGGAAATTCCACCATATTCCAG cgCATGCCATAATTGCAAGCCGAACGTGAAATCTCAATTTGAAATTCCTCCGTTTCGTGGAAGTTGCGTTAAAAATATGCACGCTTGTTCAGCGGG CGGCTCCTCTAGTTCGTCCTTGCGTGTCAGCTCGCCCCCAATGCTCATACCGGAGATTCCACCGTTTAAAAAGGCCCAACAAAAACCAATAGTTAATCCGTCGCCACCGAAAATACCTGAAATACCGGCATTTAAACAGCGAAAATCCAAAGATTGGGAACCCAATCAAATGGCTGCTTCAGATGAAAATCAACTACAGCTTCCGGCAGCGACGGCGAATCCTGAATGGGTCAGACGACTAAAGGGCGCAGATTCATCTGTGATGCATCGTAGTGTTGATTGCATAGCTAACAAA CAGGAACTGACTATCCCAACACCCGATCCCGAATTGTTAAAGGGAGCACCGTCATGGACAAATGTTGCTTATAATAAGGATCCAGTACAGAGCCCGAGCGGAGCACCGACATTGAAAATTAGTGGTGAAGAGGACGACAAAG ctGCTGAACTGGCAGCCAAAAAATCTCGAGTCAAACAAAGCCTTATAAAGAGAGCCCGATCCGTAgcaatattttccttaaaaCTAAAAGAAAGAAGAGCACGAGAAGCCGAAAAGCAATCGCTGGCCGCTTTGGAACAAGCGAag GCGAATGCACCGACTCAAACTGGCGGTGAACTGGACATGATTGGCATAGaacaattaattcaaattgacGATGTAATTCATCCGTCGACGGGCTCAGGTACTTTGTAA
- the LOC119072737 gene encoding anoctamin-8 isoform X4, with protein MLDPNNETIYAGNGTDGLSESLHDNVNYAGEFVEDNNLESNLRRRKGKIISCAKETIEHASRQLRRRVPYAGHLMTPKRLWLNKIPTLCDVVIEFPEHAPDEALRWLLSRIRSQPPAGLGLQANVKAHESSKRTAFYISSPCNVLYKAAEEARLPKRLRADLGGALKEFTTRESHCFAQAKDDGSGALFTSQERQWLVLQVLQGLRAGPSDLEALQGKASVEEGQSIVSAFQACGLICQIFPLHETSALTRLQINWVRKLFAAQPLDDIAEYFGVKVALYFAWLGHYTCALGVPAIFGIIMWAGLYGRAWRRYSVELAFRWGTLSTPPELLEPPRPLYKGTLIENPVTGRLEPKESPSWQRRAFRYLVSFPVIGMCLAMVFCVMFLMLRLQDWTDSKLPEQGILSCFSVVPKVLLAGAITLMDEGYFKLAVWLNDKENYRLQSKYENHLIAKVTIFQFVNSFLSLFYIAFYLRDQDKLKEQLAGLLISRQIIGNLRESAFPYFMEQLKLAKLSFNLWGALSPTQEVAKSIPGDAQTTQVLQLEKLKEKLFRRILISPQKIPDEKKESPGTPKRSIGQAEIESSLYKYDGTFSDHLEMLVQMGYVVLFSAAFPLAGLCALANNLLEIRSDAFKLAHVHQRPFGQRVANIGTWQNALGLLGLAAVIVNCALIGLSGQVTRLWPGLTTTQTIILIVTLEHIMLGLRSALKYVLPELPSWLAAEICRAEHIRREMQCRGTTPRQTPPSPTSTASTSQPDVHSPNNIIDTNDHSLESQVADDIIFHHIAPISPKFKKFSDLGRNLQDSVDADDSPPPINIGTSMNNLPLEIPPYSSACHNCKPNVKSQFEIPPFRGSCVKNMHACSAGGSSSSSLRVSSPPMLIPEIPPFKKAQQKPIVNPSPPKIPEIPAFKQRKSKDWEPNQMAASDENQLQLPAATANPEWVRRLKGADSSVMHRSVDCIANKQELTIPTPDPELLKGAPSWTNVAYNKDPVQSPSGAPTLKISGEEDDKAAELAAKKSRVKQSLIKRARSVAIFSLKLKERRAREAEKQSLAALEQAKANAPTQTGGELDMIGIEQLIQIDDVIHPSTGSGTL; from the exons atgttagatcCAAACAATGAAACCATATATGCCGGCAACGGAACTGATGGGTTATCTGAAAGTCTTCACGATAATGTCAATTATGCCGGAGAATTTGTCGAGGACAATAACCTGGAATCGAATTTAAGACGTCGAAagggaaaaataatttcttgcgCTAAAGAAACTATTGAACATG cTTCCAGACAATTACGGCGCAGAGTACCATATGCGGGTCACTTAATGACTCCCAAACGGCTGTGGCTGAATAAAATACCTACATTATGTGATGTTGTTATAGAATTTCCTG AGCATGCACCAGACGAAGCGTTAAGATGGTTGCTGTCCAGAATCAGATCTCAACCACCGGCTGGATTGGGTCTGCAGGCTAATGTCAAAGCTCATGAAAGTTCGAAACGAACCGCCTTTTATATTAGTTCACCGTGTAACGT ACTATACAAAGCAGCAGAAGAAGCTCGGCTTCCCAAGAGATTGCGAGCGGATTTGGGTGGAGCTTTAAAAGAGTTCACAACACGAGAGAGTCATTGTTTTGCTCAAGCGAAGGACGACGGATCCGGAGCATTGTTTACTTCACAAGAACGACAGTGGTTGGTGCTACAGGTGCTTCAAGGCCTGAGAGCTGGTCCATCCGATCTGGAAGCGTTGCAGGGAAAAGCTAGCGTTGAAGAAGGACAAAGTATAG TGTCTGCATTCCAAGCGTGTGGATTAATATGCCAAATATTCCCATTGCATGAAACATCTGCATTGACACGATTACAGATAAATTGGGTCCGAAAATTGTTCGCTGCACAGCCCTTAGATGATATTGCCGAATATTTTGGGGTTAAGGTGGCACTGTATTTTGCCTGGTTAGGTCATTACACTTGCGCATTAGGTGTTCCGGCTATATTTGGAATAATAATGTGGGCTGGATTATATGGACGAg CATGGAGAAGATATTCCGTCGAATTGGCCTTTCGATGGGGCACTCTGTCCACACCACCGGAATTGTTGGAGCCACCGAGACCGCTGTATAAG GGaacattgattgaaaatcCAGTAACTGGACGATTAGAACCGAAGGAATCTCCGTCATGGCAAAGACGTGCTTTTCGGTATTTGGTTAGCTTTCCCGTCATCGGAATGTGTTTAGCAATGGTTTTTTGTGTTATGTTTCTAATGTTAAGACTGCAG GACTGGACGGATTCTAAGCTGCCTGAACAGGGAATACTAAGTTGTTTTAGTGTTGTGCCCAAAGTACTTCTGGCTGGAGCAATTACTTTAATGGATGAGGGTTATTTCAAATTGGCTGTGTGGTTGAATGACAAAG AAAATTACCGACTGCAATCGAAGTACGAGAACCATTTGATCGCAAAAGTTACAATATTTCAATTCGTCAATTCATTTCTTTCGTTATTTTACATCGCCTTCTATTTGAGAGATCAAGATAAACTGAAGGAGCAACTTGCTGGTCTATTGATATCACGGCAAATTATTGGCAACCTGAGAGAGTCTGCCTTTCCATACTTTATGGAACAATTGAAATTGGCAAAATTGAGTTTTAATCTATGGGGTGCATTGAGTCCCACCCAAGAAGTTGCCAAATCGATTCCGGGCGATGCGCAGACGACACAGGTATTAcagttggaaaaattgaaagaaaaattgtttcgaagaattttgatttctcctCAGAAAATTCCGGACGAAAAGAAAGAATCGCCTGGAACGCCGAAAAGAAGCATTGGACAAGCGGAAATCGAAAGCTCTCTGTACAAATACGATGGAACGTTTTCCGATCACCTCGAGATGTTGGTTCAAATGGGTTACGTGGTTTTATTTTCGGCTGCATTCCCTTTGGCTGGCTTATGTGCTTTAGCTAATAATTTGTTAGAAATTCGATCCGATGCATTTAAATTGGCGCACGTTCATCAG CGCCCATTCGGTCAACGAGTCGCTAATATCGGAACATGGCAGAATGCATTAGGTCTACTAGGACTCGCTGCAGTCATTGTTAATTGTGCACTAATTGGATTGTCTGGGCAAGTGACAAGACTATGGCCAGGTCTAACAACGACCCAAACGATAATTCTAATTGTCACGCTTGAGCACATAATGCTGGGCCTGAGATCTGCTCTGAAATac GTTCTACCCGAATTACCATCGTGGCTGGCTGCAGAAATATGCCGAGCTGAACATATTCGCCGCGAAATGCAATGCCGAGGCACAACACCGCGACAGACACCACCGTCACCAACATCAACGGCATCAACGTCCCAGCCGGATGTACATTCTCCGAACAATATTATCGATACGAATGACCATTCGCTGGAGAGTCAGGTTGCCGACGATATTATATTCCATCACATTGCACCGATTAGTCCAAAGTTTAAGAAATTCAGTGATTTGGGAAGGAATTTACAGGATAGCGTAGATGCGGAT GATTCTCCCCCTCCAATCAACATTGGAACGTCCATGAATAATTTGCCATTGGAAATTCCACCATATTCCAG cgCATGCCATAATTGCAAGCCGAACGTGAAATCTCAATTTGAAATTCCTCCGTTTCGTGGAAGTTGCGTTAAAAATATGCACGCTTGTTCAGCGGG CGGCTCCTCTAGTTCGTCCTTGCGTGTCAGCTCGCCCCCAATGCTCATACCGGAGATTCCACCGTTTAAAAAGGCCCAACAAAAACCAATAGTTAATCCGTCGCCACCGAAAATACCTGAAATACCGGCATTTAAACAGCGAAAATCCAAAGATTGGGAACCCAATCAAATGGCTGCTTCAGATGAAAATCAACTACAGCTTCCGGCAGCGACGGCGAATCCTGAATGGGTCAGACGACTAAAGGGCGCAGATTCATCTGTGATGCATCGTAGTGTTGATTGCATAGCTAACAAA CAGGAACTGACTATCCCAACACCCGATCCCGAATTGTTAAAGGGAGCACCGTCATGGACAAATGTTGCTTATAATAAGGATCCAGTACAGAGCCCGAGCGGAGCACCGACATTGAAAATTAGTGGTGAAGAGGACGACAAAG ctGCTGAACTGGCAGCCAAAAAATCTCGAGTCAAACAAAGCCTTATAAAGAGAGCCCGATCCGTAgcaatattttccttaaaaCTAAAAGAAAGAAGAGCACGAGAAGCCGAAAAGCAATCGCTGGCCGCTTTGGAACAAGCGAag GCGAATGCACCGACTCAAACTGGCGGTGAACTGGACATGATTGGCATAGaacaattaattcaaattgacGATGTAATTCATCCGTCGACGGGCTCAGGTACTTTGTAA